The sequence GGCCTCGGCGACCTGTTCCATGCCGTCGAGATCGTCAGCGACAAGAATGCGGCCACCTATCAGCGCATCTTCACCCGCCATGCCGATGGTCCCGCCAACAGCATGATGGTCGGCAACTCGCTGAAGTCCGATATCGTGCCGGCGATCGAGGCCGGGAGCTGGGGCGTCTACGTGCCCCATGACCTGACCTGGTCCTTCGAACACGTCGATGCCCCCGTCGACGCCCCGCGTTTTCGCGAGGTGCCGCATCTGGGCGAACTTCTGCCGCTGCTATCGAAGCTCGACTGAAGAGGCGCATCCTGTTGGAACGAAAAGGGCGAGGCAGCCGGTGCCTCGCCCTTTCTTTTTGCCGTGGCCGCTATTGCGGCAGCGCGCGGGTGGGCTCGGCGAGGGTGACCGCCGGCGGAGCCCATCGGCCGGTCAGGACGGCGCCCTGGGGCGCATAGAGGCGCATTGTCAGGTTGAACGGCCCCTTGGGAGCGGGCAGCCAGTTGGCTTCCTTGTCCTTGCCGGGGCTTTCGTTCTGGAAATAGAGCTCCAGCGAGCCGTCTGCATCCTTGACGAAGGGCATCCAGCTCGACACGGCGGAACGGTTGAGCGGGTTGACGACCGGGAAGCCTTCCGGGTCATACAGGGTAACAGACCAGAAGGCGTCTACCGGCGGTTCCTGGCCCGCCTCGAAATGCAGGACGTAGTTGTTCGCGCCATCCAGCGGCTTGCCTGTGGAATCGCCGAGATTGATCGGGTAGATGGCATCCTCCGGCAGATTGGCGCCAAGCCCGAACTGCGCGACCATCGCCCGCTTCAGGTAATAGTTGCCGTAGACGCCCATCGTGTCGGTGTTCAACGACCAGCCGTTCTCGACCGGGGCCAGCGTCTTCATTTTCCACGCCATCAGCTTCTGCGCATCTTTCGGCGCCGCCATCAGGGCTGCCTGCACGTCCGGCGGAAGCTTGGCGAAGTCGAAGGGCTGGCCGGGCACGATGCCGATCTTGGCGAGATTGGCGACCATCGGCTGATCGGTCATGTGCGGCGGGTGCAGCTTGAGCAGCTCCGCCGCATAGGCGAAGTACTGGTCGCCGGGCATGCCATCGATCGTCTGCTTGGGCGGGGTCTTCATGTCGATCTTGGGATCGATCTTCACGGCCTCGGCCTTCGGCGACTGGCCCCATTGCGACAGCGGCACGACCTTGTAGCCGGCCTGGATCTTGTGCACGGCGTCATAGTCCGACGGGCCGTCCGTCTTGGTGCGGCCGATGAGCCAGACATAGGGCGTTGGCGCCTCCAGCCGCACGGTATCCTTGGGCAGCTTGAACTCCGTCAGCCAGTTTTCCTTGAGATCCGGCCGCCAGCCGGGCGGCGTCACCAGATAGTTGGCGGCCTCCGTGCCCGTCGTGCGCCAGCCGGGCGACGCGAAAACGTCCGTCCACATGTCGAGCATGGGGAGCAGGAAATAGCGGCCATCCGTATTGGGGCTCGATAGCACCACCGGCTCCTGCGTCATGTCCAGCCAGGCGATGGAGTAGAGCGTGTCGAAATTGGGCCGCACGACGCCCCTGAATTCGGCCGGGGGAAACTCCGGGACATTGACGACGGTGTTCATCGGTCCGCGGCCCAGCTCCTTGCCGGACTCGACATTGGTGCTTTGCTGGCGGGTCAGATCCATCGTGATCAGCGGATAGAAATAGAGATAGGCGTCCGCCGCGATGGCGCGGGCCTGATCGCTGGTAAGCGCGGCCTCGGCCTGTGCGGAGGGCGGCGCGGCGGCTGCCAGCGCAGCCCCCAGTGTCGCCGCAAGAAGGGAGATACGCATCGCACAGACCTGCTTTCTCCGCTTGGTGCGGACTTTGGGTTGAAGGATCGAGGCGTGTATATTTGGCGATGCATTCCGTTGCGTCGAGTAAATTCGTTTTGAGGTGCGCGTATGCTTGGAAATATATTTAGAAAGGAAGTTTTCCTTATTTAAGATGTCTGGTTTGACACGTGACGGTGCCTGTCTTTGCTTCTGGATGGCGGCTCGCGTGGAACGATCCGGCATCTGGGCGGATTGGGATAGCGCGCAGACGTGTTTGGTCTGGCCAACGGAATTGGGAGGGAGTGATGGTTCAGGTTGTCGGGATCGATCATCTTGTCATTCGCGTCAGTGATTTCGAGCGATCGAAGGCGTTCTATGACCGGCTCTTCACGTTTCTCGGCTTCGAGGTGTTGGGCGAGTATGGCGACGCAATCGGCTGGACCAATGGCAAAACCCGCTTCTGGATCGGCGAGGCGGATGAGGAAGGCAAGAAGCATCCGCACCGCATCGGCAATATCGGCTTTCATCACTACGCGTTTGAACTGCGAAGCCGGAAGGATGTTGATGATCTAGAGGCCTTCTTGAAGCGGGAGAACGTTCCCATCGTCGACCCTGCTGCCGAATATTACGAGGATTACTACGCGGTATTCTTCCTCGATCCGGACGGGCTGAAGCTGGAAGGTATGAAATATGGCGAACGAGGATCGGCCGACGGCGATGGATGAGGCCCGTGGCCGGAAAGCCCGGCGGGAGCCCCTGGCATGACCGAGTCAGCTTTGGTGAGCTTCCATGCCGATGTGGCGACCGACAGCCGGGGCCGGCGGATCCAGGAGATCCTCGACTGGGACGACGACCAGTTGGAACGGGTCCATGATTATATCCAATGGCTCTTTCCGCTGACCGAACGGAGCGCTTTCAATCCCGGTGCGCCTATCCTCACCGCGACGGATATTGCGGCCTTCCGCCAGCGCCCAGACCTTCGGGCGTCCCTCCACAAGGCCTTCCTCCGCCTGCTCGCCTTTTACGGCTTCGCCGAAACTACGGGCGAACCCGATCTAAGCATCGTCCGGGCGCCCGACTTCCCGCGCCGGGCGCAGAGCTGGGCGAGGCCGGGCAACCACAATTTGCTGCGCATTAGCCGCATTCTCCGCGCCATGACCCAATTGGGGTTGGAGCGCGAAGCACAGGCCTTCCTGGCGGCGCTCGAAGCGCTGAATGCGGAAGACCCGGCCAGGTTTGGCGTCGTGACGTTGCGCTACTGGCGGAATGCGGTCTCGCCGGGCTGACGAGAGCGTCGCGGGCTAGCCGGACCGATCGCCATTGTCGTGGAAGAAATCATAGATCGCGCGCGCCATCTGTTCGGAAATGCCGGGCACGCCGAGCAGATCCGGCACGCTGGCCCGGCCGACGGCCTTGGCCGTTCCGAAATGGGCGAGCAGGGCGCGCTTGCGCGTCGGACCGATGCCGTCGATCTCGTCCAGCGGGCTCTTGGTGAGCGCGACCTTGCGCTTGGCGCGATGCGTGCCGATGGCGAAGCGGTGGGCTTCGTCGCGCAGCCGTTGAACGAAATAGAGCACCGGGTCGCGCGGCTGCAGCATGAAAGCCTCGCGACCGGGCACGAAGAATTTCTCGCGGCCTGCGTCGCGGTCCGGTCCCTTGGCGATTCCGATTAGCGGCACCTGGTCGGTCAGTCCCAGTTCGTCGATGATCGATTTCGCCGCCGACAACTGGCCCTGTCCGCCATCGATGAACACCAGGTCCGGCCAGGGGCCGAACCCGTCTTCGTCGCGTGGCGCCGCTTCGCGCGAGCCGGCTTCCTTGACGAGGCGGGAGAAGCGTCGGGTCAGCACTTCGCGCATCATGCCGAAATCGTCGCCCGGCGTGATGTCCTCCGAGCGGATGTTGAACTTGCGGTACTGGTTCTTCACGAAGCCGTTCGGCCCGGCGACGATCATGCCGCCGACCGCGTTGGTGCCCATGATGTGGCTGTTGTCATAGACCTCGATCCGGCGCGGCGGGCTTTCGAGGCCGAACGCGGCGGCGACGCCTTCCAGAAGGCGCGCCTGGCTGGACGTTTCCGCCAGATTGCGGCCGAGCGCCTCGCGCGCATTCAGCAGCGCATGATCGACGAGGTCCTTCTTCTCGCCGCGTTTCGGAACGGCGATCTCGACCTTGTGCCCGGCATGCTCGGAAAGCGCCGCGGCGATCAGCTCCATTTCCTCGACCTCATGGCTGAGGAGGATAAGCGAGGGCACGGGCTTGTCTTCGTAGAACTGCGCAAGGAACGCGCCGAGGATTTCGGCCGCGTCGAGGCTCTTGTCGGCGCGGGGATAGAAGGCGTGGTTGCCCCAGTTCTGGCCGGTGCGGAAGAAGAACACCTGCACGCAGTTCTGGCCGCCTTCCTGATGCACCGCCAGCACGTCGGCCTCGTCGACCGATTGCGGATTGATGCCCTGGTGCGACTGGACATGCGACAGCGCGGCAATGCGGTCGCGATAGATGGCGGCGCGCTCGAAATCGAGGTCGGCGCTGGCCGATTCCATGGCGCGGGCGAGGTCGGTCTTGATGACGGACGACTTGCCAGTCAGGAAGCCCTTGGCCTCGCGCACGAGCTCCGCATAGTCATCGAGCGCGATCTCGCCGGTGCAGGGCGCCGAGCAGCGCTTGATCTGGAACAGCAGGCAGGGCCGCGTCCGGCTTTCATAGACCGAATCCGTGCAGGTGCGGATCAGGAATGCCCGCTGCATGGCATTCATCGTCGTGCCCACCGCGCCTGCGGAGGCGAAGGGGCCGAAATATTCGCCGCCACGGCTGCGCGCGCCGCGATGCTTCACCAGCTGCGGCGCTTCGTGGTCGGTGATCAGGATATAGGGAAACGACTTGTCGTCGCGCAGCAGCACATTGTAGCGCGGGCGCAGGCGCTTGATCAGGTTCGCTTCCAGCAGCAGCGCTTCCGTCTCGGTCCGCGTCGTGACGAATTCCATCGTCGCGGTCTGCTGGATCATGCGGATGATCCGGTTCGACTGCATGCCGATGCGCGTGTAGCTGGTGACGCGCTTCTTGAGGTTCCGCGCCTTGCCGACATAGAGCACGTTGCCGCTCTGGTCGAACATCCGGTAGACGCCGGGCGCATTGGGCAGGCGCGTGACGAAATCCGCAATCACCGACGCGCCCTGGCCACGCGACAGGAATTCGCCGCCCGCCTCGAAGGCGGTCTCGGCCGATGGCGCTTCTTCCGGCGCGACCGGGATCGCGGCGGAATCGCCTTCGATCTCGGGCTCGGGCTTGTCGATATCGTGGGGAGGCAGGGTGTTCACTCGTTGATGCCTACGACGTCCGGCGTTTCCCATGCAAGATGCTGCCCGCCATCGAGCGCGATCATCTGGCCGGTGATGGAACGTGTTTCATACAGATATCGTATCGTCCGACCGAATTCGCAAAGGTCGGGTCCGTGACGCAACAGCACGGCTTCCGCCTGCTTGCGGAATTCGGCCGGATCCTGGCGCGGCGAGGGCAGGGTGGGGCCCGGCCCGATGGCATTGACGCGGATGCGCGGCGCCAGCGCCTGGGCCAGCGTCCGGGTCGCGGTCAGCAGGCCGGATTTCGACAGCTGATAGGAAACGAAGTGTGGCGTCGTCTTCCAGGCGCGCTGGTCGATCATGTTGACGACAAGTCCGTCCCGGTCGGCCGGAAGCTGGGCGGCGAAGGCGTCGGCCAGGAAGACAGGCGCGGCAAGGTTGACCGCCATCTGGCGCTGGAAGCGCGCCGGCTCGAGCGAGCCGATGCCGTCCGCCTCGAAGATCGAGGCATTGTTGACGAGCAGCGTCAACGGTCCGAGCGCCGCGGCAGCCTTGGCCGGCAAGGCGCGCGCGGCGTCGAGATCGGCGAGGTCCGCGGTGACCACGGCGGCGCGGCCGCCCTGTTTGCGGACATCCTCGGCCAGCGCCTCGGCCACGGCGACTGAGCTTCGGCAATGGATGGCGACGGCAAAGCCGTTTTTCGCGAGGTCCTCGACGATGGCGCGCCCGATTCGCCGCGCGCCACCGGTGACCAGCGCGATGCCCTTTTCGTCCGTCATTCTGCCTGCCGATCGTGCGAATCCATGGGACTGCGAAGATAGGGTGGCGCGGCCATTTCGGTAAGCCTTCATTAGGCTTGGTTAAATGTGGTCAACACCTGCGTCGACACCATGTCAGAGGGGTTAACGCGAAAAGGTTCCATTCGCTAAAATTGTCGTTAAATCAGGTGGTTAACACCGATTTGCGTGATTTTGGCAACGCTGGCCGAATGCCCCGAACATGCCGCAATTCCTGTCATGTTCTGCCGCAATGACAGGGTTAATTCGGACCATCGGATCGGGGGCAGAAAGTCGCTCCCGGATCAAGTTTTGTAAGTTCAGTTTAGTAAGCATGGAGACTAAGATGCTGCGTATCCGCACCCTCTCCCTCGGCGCTCTGGCGCTCGCTCTTTCGGCAGCCCCGGTTCTGGCTGCGGATCTCACCTACGAGCCGGCCCCGGCTCCGATGGCTCCGGCCGCGCAGGCATTCAGCTGGACCGGCCCGTATGTCGGCGCCCTGGTCGGCTACGGCTGGTCCTCCAGCGATGCCAACTCGCTCGGCGCTTTCGGCAGCGTGAACGGCGACGGCTTCAAGGGCGGCCTCTATGCAGGCTACAACTTCGACATGGGCAACCAGTGGGTTGTCGGTGCTGAAATCGACGCCAACCTCGATGACGTCAGCGGCTACAACGCCCTCGGCGGCTTCCGTCAGAAGTGGGACGGCACGGCCCGCGCTCGCGTCGGTTACGCCTTCGACCGTTACCTCGCTTACGGCACCGGTGGTGCAGCGATCTCGGGCGCCAAGGCTTCGGTCAACGGTGCTGGTTCGGACGATCAGACCCACATGGGTTGGACCGTTGGCGCCGGCGTTGAGGCCCAGGTCTGGAACAACGTCACCGCTCGCGTCGAATACCAGTACGCTTCCTACGGCAAGGAACACTACGACATCGGCGGCCCGGGCGGCACCGACATCGACTTCAGCACCAACACGATCCGTGCTGGCGTTGGCGTGAAGTTCTAAGATCGGTTCTTCCGAACCTGATCAAAACGCCGGCGGGGCAACCCGCCGGCGTTTTTTTGTTTTGGCGGCGTTATCCGGTGTTCTGGTTGGCTCACCTGCCCAAACAAAAAGAGCCCCGGCGATGCCGGGGCTCTTTCGTCTGTCGGATGGTCCCGGCCGATCAGGCGCGGGCATATTCCGTGCCGGCGAACAGGGCCGCCTGCAGCGCATGCCAGCTTTCCTCGTCCGGCGCGCAGAGCAGGCCGCCTTCGCGATGCGTCGGCAGGTAGGCGCTGCCGTCGAAGCGGGCGGAATAGCCGCCGGCCTCCTGATGGATCAGCCAGCCCGCGACGTGGTCCCAGACGGTCAGCTTGGCATAGAGACCGAAATGGCTGTTGCCGCCGGCCAGCATCCGGTACTCGTGCGCGGCGCAGCGATAGCCGGCTGCAGAGCGGGTTGACGCCAGATTGGCGCAGACCTGCGAACGCAGCGGTTCCGGCAGCAGGGACCAGGACGCGGTGCCCGACATCTGGGGAACCGGCTTCGCGGCCGCGACCTGGAGGTCGTTGCGCTCGCCGCTGGCATTCTCCGTCCAGGCGCCTTCCCCGCGAATGGCCGTGGTCCAGTCGCCGCCGATCGGGTCCAGGATGACGCCGCCGACCGCCTCGCCGCGAACCACAACGCCGGCCATGACTCCGAACAGGGTGAGCCCAGAGGCAAAATTCTTGGTGCCATCGACGGGGTCGACGATAAAGGCGAGTTCGGCGCCGTCGAGCCGGTCGAGCAGCGCCTCATCCGCCGATACCGCCTCTTCGCCGATGACCACGGCGCCCGGAAATGCCTTGTTCAACGCGGCGGTGATCATCCGCTCCGCCGCCTCGTCGGCGTCGGTGACGAGGTCTTCGGCCGAAGTCTTCTGGCGGATCGCCCCGGCGCTCAGATGCCGGAAGCGCGGCAGGATCTCGGCTTCCGCAGCGTCGTGCAGGATCCGGGCGACCGTCTGGGCATCGCCCACTGAAAAGCTCATGGAATTCTCCGGGGGATCAGGATGGGAAGCGCGTCAGCTCGAAGCTCGGGACGCGGGCGGCGAAGTCGTCGAGGAAGGCGACCAGCCGGGGATGGGTGGCGCGCCAGGCGCCCTCGAAGCGAAGGTCTAGATAGCCAAGCGCACAGGCGAGCGCGATCGAACCGACATGAACCGCTCCATGGAAGGCATGGGCCTCGGCGGCGGCGAGGCCACGATCGACCTTGCCTTGCTGATGTGTCGTCCATTTGACGCTCTGCTGCGCCGGGTCGCGCCAGCGGCTCTCATAGACCTGGAGCAGCGCGGCGTCGGCGATGCCATCGGCCAGCGCCTGCGCCGCCAGAACCGGATAGCGCGTCGCGGCATCGGCCGGGATGATCTTTGCGCCGCCGGCCAGGTGATCGAGATATTCGACGATGACGCGGGAATCGTAGAGCACCGTGCCGTCCTCGAGTATCAGCGCCGGGATCTTGCCGAGCGGGTTCTGCTGCCGGAGCACCTCGTTCGGATCTGCCGTATCGGCGGCGACGATGTCGATTCGGTCCATCAGTCCGAGATGATGGGCGGCGATCTTGACCTTGCGCCCGAACGGGGAGGCGGGCGAACTGCGCAGCACGAGCAAAGCGAGGGTCCTTGTCGGATTGGGGAAAGTGTCCTGCCGGCCTAGCGGACCGGCGGCATGACGAGGCTGTTGTTGCGGCAGGCCTTGCGGTCCACCTCGGCGCAATCGCGGAAGCGGAGATCCTTCGTCAGGCAGACGCGCACTTCCTTCAGCCGCCGCGAATCGCAGCTGACGGCGATGCCGCTGGCCTTGAGGCCGGGATTGGCGGCGATGAAGGCGGCCTCGACGTCGCGGGGCGAGACCGTCAGATAATCCGGCAGGTCGACAAACTGGCGCGGGATCCGCACGGCATCATGCGCCTGGCGGGTCAGGTCGAAATAATCCGAAGGCTCCAGGCCGGAGCAGGAGCCGTGCGTTCGCCATTCATGTCGCACGAGAGACGGACTCGGCATCACGTCGAGCATGCTGTCGACGAGGCGGCGCGGCAATCCGCTGCGCGGACCCACATCGCAATCGCGCGGCGAGCCGCGTTCATATTGCGGCCAGAGGCCATGCACGACAAAGGCGAAGGGACGGGGGCCGCCGCACTGGATGCGGTCGGAGCGCCCGCGGTCCTGGCAATAGGTCGGCGACCATGACAGCGACAGAACGTAAAAATCGAAATCGCCCGGCGTGTCGGCAGACGCCGGCACGCCCGCTGTCATCCAGGCGGATAGGGCGAGAAAAACCGCCAACAGGCCACCGACGGCCCGCGAGCGTGGCACGCTCAATACCGGCCCGGACGAACCGTGCGGCACCAGCCGTCATGGACGCGCCACGGATCCTGGCCCGCGACGCAGAAATCGACATACCAGCCGATCGAGGCGAAGCCCATGCGCTCCTCGATCAGGTAGTAGACGGCGGTCGGGCGGACATTGTCGGCGATATAGACGTCGGCCTTGCAGAAGCGGCGGTCGATCAGGCCCGGATCGCCCGGCCGGAACTGCGTCTCGGTGATCGATGCCACTTCGCGGAAGGCGAGGTTGTTGCCCCAGGTATGGGTGTTGGCCCAGTGATAGCGCTCGGCGATGTTGGACATCACCTTCGGCGAGTCGCAGGGCGGCACGGTGCCACGATCCCAGCCGCGCCGGACCTCCGGGGTGTAGCCGCCATCATAGTCGGCCGCGAGGGCGGCGCTGGAGCCGGCAAGGGCGGCGACAAAGGCGAGGGCAGCTGCGAGGCGACGGATCATGATTGCGATTCCCCAGAGGACGCTTTGCAGGACGATGCGTCACAGCCGCCATTATGGTCAAGCATTCAGGGGGCCGGATCGGGCAGGGTGGTGAACAGAGAGTCGCCGTGTGGAGTGCTGGCAACAACCCCCGTTTGAGCCGATATGAGGCGCAACAAGGAATGGAGCACGGATATGGGCCTTCTGGTCGACGGAGTTTGGCAGGATCAATGGTACGACACCCGCAACACGGGCGGTCGCTTCCAGCGTAGCGCCGCGGGCTTTCGCAACTGGGTGACGGCGGATGGCAGCCCGGGCCCGACGGGCCGGGGCGGCTTCAAGGCCGAGGCCGGGCGCTATCACCTCTACATCGCCCGGGCCTGTCCCTGGGCCCACCGCGTCATGATCTTCCGCGCCCTGAAGGGCCTTGAGAAGATGATCGACTATTCCGTCGTCAACTGGCTGATGGCCGAGAACGGCTGGACCTTCGCCCCGGGCGAGGGCGTCACCGAAGACAAGATCAACGGCTTCGAGTTCCTGCATCAGGTCTACACCAAGGCGGATCCGGACTATTCGGGCCGCGTCACCGTGCCGGTGCTCTGGGACAAGCAGACCGGCACGATCGTCAGCAACGAATCCTCCGAAATCATCCGGATGATGAACTCGGCGTTCGACGGCATCGGCGCCCGGAAGGGTGACTATTATCCTGAGGCACTGCGTCCCGAGATCGACGCGCTCAACGCCCGCATCTACGACACCGTCAACAACGGCGTCTACAAGGCCGGCTTCGCCACCAGCCAGTCGGCCTATGAGGAAGCGATCCACCCGCTCTTCGCCAGCCTCGATTGGCTGGAGGGATTGCTGTCCCAGCAGCGCTACCTGGCCGGCGACCGGCTGACTGAGGCGGACTGGCGGCTGTTCACGACGCTGCTGCGCTTCGACCCCGTCTATGTAGGCCACTTCAAGTGCAACCTGCGCCGGCTGGTCGATTATCCCGCGCTCTGGTCCTACACGCGCGAGCTCTACCAGATGGACGGCATCCGCGAGACGGTCGATTTCGACCACATCAAGCGGCACTATTACGAGAGCCACAAGACGATCAACCCGACCGGCATCGTGCCGCTCGGCCCGATCCTGGATTTCGACGAAAGGCCGGATCGCGCCTTCGCAGCGTGATCCGCTAGGTCTCGCCGCGGATCCACCAGACGCGGCGGCCTGCCTTGTCGGTCTCGCCCAGAATGGGGGCGAGGCCGGTCAGCAGCGTGTCGAGCGTGCGGTCGAGCTGCCAGGGCGGATTGCAGATGACGATGCCCGTGCCGTTGAAGGTGTCGGGCGTCGTCCGCTCGCGCACCCAGAGCTCGGCCCCGAGAATCTTGGTGATTCCGCTCTCGGCCAACCGCTTGTGGAAATTCGCGACCGCGCCGATATCCTTGATCGGATACCAGAGCGCGTAGATGCCTGTCGGCCAGCGCTGATAGGCCTTTTCGAAACGCTCAAACATCGTCTTGAATTCGTCGGGCTGCTCGAAGGGCGGGTCGATCAGGAGGAGGCCGCGACGCTCCTTGGGCGGCACGAAGGAGCCCAGCGCCAGCCAGCCGTCGAGTTCGATCGCCTTGACCTGGATGTCGCCCGCGAACAGCGCCGCCAGCGTCGCATGGTCGGCGGGATGCATCTCGACGGCGGTCAGCCGGTCGGTATCGCGCAGCAGGTGCCGCACGAGCCAGGGCGAGCCCGGATAGTGCTTCAGCTTGCCGTTGGGATTGGCGGCAGCGATCGTAGCCAGATAGGGCGCTAGCGCCTCGGCGAGCTTGCGGGAAAGGTCGATGGCCGGCTTGCCATCGCCGCGCAGCAGCTTGCCGATGCCGCCCTGCCATTCGCCGGTCTTGCCCGCCTCGGTGGCCGTCAGGTCATAGAGACCGATGCCGGCATGGGTGTCGATCACCCGGAACGGCTTGTCCTTGGCCTTGAGGTGCTCGAGGAGCAGCGCGAGGATGGCGTGCTTGACGACATCGGCGAAATTTCCGGCGTGATAGGCGTGGCGATAGTTCATGGCCACGGTGTTGGCATTGGCCGGGCGGCGGTGCAAGGCCCATTCCGGCCAGGGCATGCACTTATCAGCACCGCCGCGCCGGCGATCAGGCGGCGAGCAGGCGCTGGATCTCGTCCACGGGTGTCGAGGTAAGGGTCTTCGGCACCTCGCCATGGATGCGGTCGCTGACCTGCTTGTGGAAAGTCTGCCGCAGCATGCCGAGCGTCTTGGGCGGCGCGACGATCACCAGTTCCTCGAAGTCGCCGGCAAGGGCGGCTCGATAGAGCGCCTCAGCGATCGTCGTGGCGAACTTCTGCTCTTCCAGCGTGTGCCAATCCGTCTGCTCCACCGAACTGCGAGCGGAGCCCACGCTCTGCATGACGCGGCCCGGCCGGTCGGTGCCTTGCTCATGCGTCGACGGGTTATCCGCGCCGTCCAGGATCCGCTCGACGACCAGGTCCAGCGCCTGCGGCGTGCCGCGATTGCGCAGGAAGAGCGCCTTGCGCCCGTCGCCGACCAGGATCAGGGCGTTATGGTGGATGAGAAAATCGGGCATGAGACACCTTCCTGCGGGGATCATTGCGGGCAAGCGCCCCCCGGAGAGGGAGGGTGCTTGTCACGCCAACGCACCCTTCGCCGTTGGGTTGCGGCATTATGGTCGGAGCCGGTGCCGACGGACACCGCAAATCGCGCCGCCCTGGATCAGCTTTGCGTGTTCGCCGGTAGTCTATCCGGCGCCGCCCATGTCGCCGCATAGCCGGCGATCATCTCGCCATAGGCGTCGTCCGGCGGCAGCGCCGCGAAGCTGCGCTCGGCCGGCGTCGTCGCCCAGGCCAGCTTCTCGCTCGTCCACGTCTCCATGTAGGGGACGAACCAGCTGGGGTCGTCGAGCATGGTGGGCCGGAGGTTGACGAAGAAGTCGATCCCATCCGGCCGAGTGAACATCCACGTCATGCAATGTCCGCAGAAATAGTGCTTCGGCGCACCATGCAGGCCCCCGATGACGGGCTCCCCTTGGGTCACCTCGAAGGCTTCGCTGGGGATGGCTGCGGAAAGCGAATAGGCGCTCGACGACATCTTCTGGCAGCCGGTGCAGTGGCAGGCCATGGTCAGCAATGGCCGTGCCGTGATCCGCAGCCGCACCGCGCCGCAGCGGCAGCCGCCCTCCTGGATGAAAGGCTCACTCGAACTCATGCTCATGGTCTCCTCCTTCGGTCGTCGTCATGACAGGCGAGGGGAAAACCGCCGTCAAGCGCGCGATGGCCTTTCGCCGGCAGCGGTTGGATCCTGTGCAGGGGCAATCACGCTGGCGAGGGCACATGCCATGCGCCATCGTGAGGTTCTGTATGGCGGCTGCTATGATGGGTCGCGTCGATACCGTGCGGGAGAAGGCGTGTGGATGAGTTCGAGCCGTTCTACCGGCTGGCGGTGTCCGCCGCGATCGGCTTGACCGTCGGCATAGAGCGTCATTGGCGCGAGCGGGAGGCGGCACCCGGCCAGCGAACCGCGGGTATCCGCACCTTCGCATTGATCGGAATGCTGGGCGGAGCTGCCGGCCTGATCGAGGCCGCGCTGCCGAGCGGCGGTACGCCGGGTGTGGTGGTCGCCGCGGTTTTCGTCGCCTTTGCCGGAATTTTCGCATTCTACAAATGGCGGGAGGCGCAGGCGGAGTTCGACTTCAGCGTGACGACGGTGGTCGCCGCGATGGTCACCTATCTGTTCGGGGCGCTGGCCGTGGTCGGGGATCTGCGGCTGGCGGCAGCCGGTGCTGTCACGCTTACCGCGATCCTCGCGAGCCGCGAGGCGCTGCATCACTTCATCGAGCGCATGAGCTGGGTCGAGCTTCGGTCGGCGATCATCCTGCTGGCAATGAGCTTCGTCATCCTGCCCCTGCTGCCGGAAGCGCCATTCGGACCCTTCGGCGGCATCTCGCTGCGGGCGGTCTGGTCGCTCGCCATCCTGCTCGCCGCGATCTCCTATGCTGGCTACATCGCGATTCGTGTCCTCGGCTCGGG is a genomic window of Kaistia defluvii containing:
- a CDS encoding VOC family protein codes for the protein MVQVVGIDHLVIRVSDFERSKAFYDRLFTFLGFEVLGEYGDAIGWTNGKTRFWIGEADEEGKKHPHRIGNIGFHHYAFELRSRKDVDDLEAFLKRENVPIVDPAAEYYEDYYAVFFLDPDGLKLEGMKYGERGSADGDG
- the uvrC gene encoding excinuclease ABC subunit UvrC, with amino-acid sequence MGNAGRRRHQRVNTLPPHDIDKPEPEIEGDSAAIPVAPEEAPSAETAFEAGGEFLSRGQGASVIADFVTRLPNAPGVYRMFDQSGNVLYVGKARNLKKRVTSYTRIGMQSNRIIRMIQQTATMEFVTTRTETEALLLEANLIKRLRPRYNVLLRDDKSFPYILITDHEAPQLVKHRGARSRGGEYFGPFASAGAVGTTMNAMQRAFLIRTCTDSVYESRTRPCLLFQIKRCSAPCTGEIALDDYAELVREAKGFLTGKSSVIKTDLARAMESASADLDFERAAIYRDRIAALSHVQSHQGINPQSVDEADVLAVHQEGGQNCVQVFFFRTGQNWGNHAFYPRADKSLDAAEILGAFLAQFYEDKPVPSLILLSHEVEEMELIAAALSEHAGHKVEIAVPKRGEKKDLVDHALLNAREALGRNLAETSSQARLLEGVAAAFGLESPPRRIEVYDNSHIMGTNAVGGMIVAGPNGFVKNQYRKFNIRSEDITPGDDFGMMREVLTRRFSRLVKEAGSREAAPRDEDGFGPWPDLVFIDGGQGQLSAAKSIIDELGLTDQVPLIGIAKGPDRDAGREKFFVPGREAFMLQPRDPVLYFVQRLRDEAHRFAIGTHRAKRKVALTKSPLDEIDGIGPTRKRALLAHFGTAKAVGRASVPDLLGVPGISEQMARAIYDFFHDNGDRSG
- a CDS encoding DUF1254 domain-containing protein, translated to MRISLLAATLGAALAAAAPPSAQAEAALTSDQARAIAADAYLYFYPLITMDLTRQQSTNVESGKELGRGPMNTVVNVPEFPPAEFRGVVRPNFDTLYSIAWLDMTQEPVVLSSPNTDGRYFLLPMLDMWTDVFASPGWRTTGTEAANYLVTPPGWRPDLKENWLTEFKLPKDTVRLEAPTPYVWLIGRTKTDGPSDYDAVHKIQAGYKVVPLSQWGQSPKAEAVKIDPKIDMKTPPKQTIDGMPGDQYFAYAAELLKLHPPHMTDQPMVANLAKIGIVPGQPFDFAKLPPDVQAALMAAPKDAQKLMAWKMKTLAPVENGWSLNTDTMGVYGNYYLKRAMVAQFGLGANLPEDAIYPINLGDSTGKPLDGANNYVLHFEAGQEPPVDAFWSVTLYDPEGFPVVNPLNRSAVSSWMPFVKDADGSLELYFQNESPGKDKEANWLPAPKGPFNLTMRLYAPQGAVLTGRWAPPAVTLAEPTRALPQ
- a CDS encoding opioid growth factor receptor-related protein is translated as MTESALVSFHADVATDSRGRRIQEILDWDDDQLERVHDYIQWLFPLTERSAFNPGAPILTATDIAAFRQRPDLRASLHKAFLRLLAFYGFAETTGEPDLSIVRAPDFPRRAQSWARPGNHNLLRISRILRAMTQLGLEREAQAFLAALEALNAEDPARFGVVTLRYWRNAVSPG
- a CDS encoding outer membrane protein, which translates into the protein MLRIRTLSLGALALALSAAPVLAADLTYEPAPAPMAPAAQAFSWTGPYVGALVGYGWSSSDANSLGAFGSVNGDGFKGGLYAGYNFDMGNQWVVGAEIDANLDDVSGYNALGGFRQKWDGTARARVGYAFDRYLAYGTGGAAISGAKASVNGAGSDDQTHMGWTVGAGVEAQVWNNVTARVEYQYASYGKEHYDIGGPGGTDIDFSTNTIRAGVGVKF
- a CDS encoding SDR family oxidoreductase — its product is MTDEKGIALVTGGARRIGRAIVEDLAKNGFAVAIHCRSSVAVAEALAEDVRKQGGRAAVVTADLADLDAARALPAKAAAALGPLTLLVNNASIFEADGIGSLEPARFQRQMAVNLAAPVFLADAFAAQLPADRDGLVVNMIDQRAWKTTPHFVSYQLSKSGLLTATRTLAQALAPRIRVNAIGPGPTLPSPRQDPAEFRKQAEAVLLRHGPDLCEFGRTIRYLYETRSITGQMIALDGGQHLAWETPDVVGINE